Proteins encoded within one genomic window of Gambusia affinis linkage group LG09, SWU_Gaff_1.0, whole genome shotgun sequence:
- the tmtops3a gene encoding teleost multiple tissue opsin 3a — protein MVLYLHGSNLSTTDSSSLSSDATLRDSTTPQSRDGLSRSGHTAVAVCLGFILVAGILNNSMTLLVFAKFRCLWTPINLILLNISLSDVLVCVFGTPFSFAASLRGRWLIGEFGCKWYGFANSLFGIVSLVSLSVLSYERYSTVLRSSKVDVSDFRKAWLFIGGTWFYSLLWTLPPFLGWSSYGPEGPGTTCSVQWHLRSPTSVSYVLCLFIFCLLLPLMLMVYSYGRILFAIRRVGKVNLLAAQRREQHILLMVLSMVSCYMVCWMPYGVTALMATFGRSGLVTPLASVVPSILAKFSTVVNPIIYVFFNNQFYRCFVAFIKCSREPHSVHGEEHPTPRNHQSDAFHGRKPASSSPSQPRFLCSRTATPCSCRSDRNILFVHYTP, from the exons ATGGTCCTCTACTTGCACGGCTCTAATTTAAGCACCACAGACAGCTCAAGCCTAAGCAGCGACGCGACCCTGCGCGACTCCACGACGCCCCAGAGCCGCGATGGGCTGAGCCGGAGCGGCCACACGGCGGTGGCGGTGTGCCTCGGCTTCATTCTGGTGGCCGGGATCCTCAACAACTCTATGACGCTGCTGGTCTTCGCAAAGTTCCGCTGCCTGTGGACACCGATCAACCTCATCCTGCTCAACATCAGCCTGAGCGACGTTCTGGTGTGCGTCTTCGGGACGCCGTTCAGCTTCGCCGCGAGTCTGCGCGGTAGGTGGCTCATTGGAGAGTTCGGCTGTAAGTGGTACGGGTTCGCCAATTCCCTTTTTG GCATTGTGTCCCTGGTGTCCCTGTCAGTCCTTTCCTACGAGCGCTACAGCACTGTGCTGCGTTCCTCTAAGGTGGACGTCTCAGACTTCAGGAAGGCCTGGCTCTTCATCGGAGGCACCTGGTTCTACTCGCTCCTCTGGACGCTGCCGCCCTTCCTGGGTTGGAGCAGCTACGGTCCCGAAGGTCCCGGAACCACTTGCTCTGTCCAGTGGCACCTGCGCTCACCCACCAGTGTATCCTATGTGCTGTGTCTCTTCAtcttctgtttgctgctgcCACTGATGCTCATGGTTTACTCTTATGGACGGATCCTGTTTGCTATAAGGAGG GTGGGTAAGGTCAACCTGTTGGCCGCGCAGCGCAGAGAGCAACACATTCTGCTCATGGTGCTGTCCATGGTGTCCTGCTACATGGTGTGCTGGATGCCCTATGGAGTCACGGCGCTGATGGCCACCTTCGGCCGGTCGGGGCTGGTCACTCCCCTGGCCAGCGTGGTGCCGTCCATCCTGGCCAAGTTCAGCACGGTGGTCAACCCCATTATCTACGTGTTCTTTAACAACCAG TTTTACAGGTGCTTCGTAGCCTTCATAAAGTGCAGCAGGGAACCACACTCTGTTCATGGAGAGGAACATCCAACTCCAAGAAATCATCAGTCGGATGCCTTTCATGGTCGGAAACCAGCCTCCTCCAGCCCTTCGCAGCCTCGGTTCCTCTGCAGCAGAACCGCCACTCCCTGCAGTTGCCGCAGCGACAGAAACATCCTGTTTGTCCATTACACACCATGA
- the cd40lg gene encoding CD40 ligand, translated as MINTYQTSMALPQVPPPVPPRLGRPEPILIPTQLPSPGYSKPLLRFLVCVVTLHLFLSVGGFLYLYYNERQIAHATYSSPQGRVGFPSAEKQETTYRAFARMLIEKPSATIEKKSGYLEWRMDLSARKNINYFEKSWLTVTEPGDYLIYSRVTFSKQSIAPLTGCIKLRNIGSREEKEVTKAHCSLNDKDGSNPQLCTITLQDVITLSQGNQLAIWVENLSLVDYGKQSTSFGMYKL; from the exons ATGATCAACACCTACCAGACCAGCATGGCGCTGCCGCAGGTGCCTCCGCCGGTGCCCCCGCGGCTCGGCAGGCCCGAGCCGATCCTCATCCCGACTCAGCTTCCATCGCCAGGCTACAGCAAGCCACTTCTACGATTTTTGGTTTGTGTGGTGACGCTGCACTTGTTTCTGTCTGTCGGAGGATTTCTATACCTGTACTACAATGAAAGACAAATTGCACAT GCAACCTACTCCTCACCACAAGGAAGAG tTGGTTTCCCCTCcgcagaaaaacaagaaacaacctACAGAGCCTTTGCACGCATGTTAATTGAAAAGCCAAGTGCTACAATTgagaaaaaat ctggtTATCTTGAGTGGAGAATGGATCTCTCAGCTCGCAAGAACATCAACTACTTTGAGAAAAGCTGGCTGACTGTCACGGAGCCCGGTGACTACCTCATCTACTCCAGGGTGACCTTCTCCAAGCAAAGCATCGCCCCGCTGACCGGCTGCATCAAGCTGAGGAACATCGGGTCgagagaggagaaggaggtgACTAAGGCCCACTGCAGCCTGAACGACAAGGACGGTTCGAACCCTCAGCTGTGCACAATTACACTGCAGGACGTGATCACGCTGAGCCAGGGAAACCAGCTCGCCATCTGGGTGGAAAACCTCTCGCTTGTGGACTACGGAAAGCAATCGACGAGTTTTGGGATGTATAAGCTGTAG
- the LOC122837357 gene encoding sodium/potassium-transporting ATPase subunit beta-1-like, giving the protein MSGEKSGGGWRKTIWNSEKREFLGRTGSSWLKISVFYVIFFAVLFGLYVGTMLVFEKTLSLYKPKYQDRILPSGLSFSPHASNFDIIFKIGDPSSYEKYVKTLQKFIEQYNDEKQIDDMKYEDCGTTPKLYTERGTLESNTGQRKSCRFSRRELQACSGENDTTFGFKEGKPCLIVKLNRVINFRPKPPTSSALLPDDLDGKTFYNFLPIHCTNRWPEDDGKVGEIKYFGFAGNPGFPLQYYPYYGKRLQPNYLQPLVGVKFTNVTKNKEIRLKCRVYGEGYNEGTRDGLFYLHLTVKQ; this is encoded by the coding sequence ATGTCTGGAGAAAAGAGTGGCGGCGGATGGAGGAAAACTATATGGAATTCAGAGAAGAGAGAGTTTTTAGGGCGAACAGGGAGCAGTTGGCTTAAAATATCCGTCTTCTATGTGATTTTCTTCGCAGTCCTTTTTGGGCTTTACGTCGGGACCATGCTAGTTTTTGAGAAGACTTTAAGTCTGTACAAACCCAAATACCAGGACAGAATTCTTCCCTCAGGTCTGTCATTCTCACCCCACGCCAGCAACTTTGACATCATTTTCAAGATTGGAGACCCGTCTTCATATGAGAAGTACGTCAAGACCTTGCAGAAGTTTATTGAGCAATATAATGATGAGAAACAGATCGACGACATGAAATATGAGGATTGTGGAACCACCCCGAAGTTATACACTGAACGCGGGACACTCGAAAGTAATACAGGACAGAGGAAAAGTTGCCGCTTCAGCAGAAGGGAGCTTCAAGCCTGCTCCGGGGAAAACGACACCACCTTTGGCTTTAAGGAGGGAAAGCCGTGTCTCATTGTCAAGCTCAACAGGGTTATCAATTTTAGACCAAAACCTCCTACCAGCAGCGCTTTGCTTCCAGACGATCTGGATGGCAAAACCTTTTATAACTTCCTCCCCATTCACTGCACAAATAGGTGGCCGGAAGACGACGGCAAGGTCGGAGAGATCAAGTACTTTGGCTTCGCGGGCAACCCCGGTTTCCCTCTCCAGTACTACCCCTACTACGGCAAAAGGCTGCAGCCCAATTACCTGCAGCCTCTGGTGGGCGTCAAGTTCACCAACGTCACCAAGAACAAGGAGATCCGCCTCAAGTGCAGAGTGTACGGGGAGGGCTACAATGAGGGCACCCGTGATGGACTGTTTTACTTGCACTTAACTGTGAAACAGTGA